The following coding sequences are from one Microbacterium wangchenii window:
- a CDS encoding Gfo/Idh/MocA family protein produces MIPDSRPHVPPDPPGVGLIGAGAIARSAHLPAYARWRIPVVAIASRTPSSGRTLAGQFGIATVHDRVEDLLADPAVAVVDIATGPHGRVDLIAAAVAAGKHVLAQKPLVLEPHEADRLAEVLALAAARGIRVAGNMNARWAPPWRVATLLARAGEIGEVVGVTHLHDKPLPPLAGTPFDDVPHMLVNDYLAHWIDISRCWLEGSRVVSVAAHDSRVPGQPADAENPWQASIHIAVSSGATAAIRVVGDVRTGAGGCPFWIHGTAGTIRGSVLRGSDWVEIERDGERVSIEAEGEWFPDGFAGAMGELLTAVAEDREPENSAAHVLVSARLGMAAAASAANGGTPERPAGLELTRSAVRGGRGR; encoded by the coding sequence GTGATCCCCGACTCCCGCCCTCACGTGCCGCCGGACCCGCCCGGGGTCGGTCTGATCGGCGCGGGCGCCATCGCGCGCAGCGCCCACCTCCCCGCGTACGCGCGCTGGAGGATCCCGGTGGTCGCGATCGCGTCGCGCACCCCGTCGTCGGGGCGGACCCTGGCCGGGCAGTTCGGCATCGCCACCGTGCACGATCGGGTGGAAGACCTCCTGGCCGACCCCGCCGTCGCCGTCGTCGACATCGCCACCGGCCCGCACGGACGCGTGGACCTCATCGCCGCGGCCGTGGCGGCCGGCAAGCACGTCCTCGCCCAGAAGCCGCTCGTCCTCGAGCCGCACGAGGCCGACCGGCTCGCAGAGGTGCTCGCGCTCGCCGCGGCCCGCGGCATCCGGGTGGCCGGCAACATGAACGCCCGCTGGGCGCCGCCGTGGCGCGTGGCGACGCTGCTCGCGCGGGCCGGCGAGATCGGGGAGGTCGTCGGCGTCACCCACCTGCACGACAAGCCACTGCCGCCGCTGGCGGGCACCCCGTTCGATGACGTGCCGCACATGCTCGTGAACGACTACCTCGCGCACTGGATCGACATCTCGCGCTGCTGGCTGGAGGGCTCCCGCGTCGTGTCGGTCGCCGCCCACGACTCACGCGTGCCGGGGCAGCCGGCGGATGCGGAGAACCCGTGGCAGGCGAGCATCCACATCGCCGTCTCCTCCGGAGCGACGGCAGCCATCCGCGTCGTCGGCGATGTGCGCACCGGTGCCGGCGGGTGTCCGTTCTGGATCCACGGCACCGCGGGCACGATCCGCGGCAGCGTGCTCCGCGGCAGCGACTGGGTCGAGATCGAGCGCGACGGTGAGCGCGTGTCGATCGAGGCGGAGGGTGAGTGGTTTCCGGACGGGTTCGCCGGGGCCATGGGGGAGCTGCTCACTGCCGTGGCCGAGGACCGGGAACCGGAGAACTCCGCCGCCCACGTGCTCGTGTCGGCGCGGCTGGGGATGGCCGCTGCAGCATCGGCGGCGAACGGGGGCACGCCGGAGCGACCGGCCGGCCTCGAACTGACCCGTTCGGCCGTGCGAGGCGGGAGGGGCCGGTGA
- a CDS encoding zinc-dependent alcohol dehydrogenase produces MPQIVQFAGPGRVELVEIAPAPLVLGGVRVATWYSGISAGTELTAYRGTNPYLTSTWDPARRIFVPGEPSVAYPVRGWGYSEVGEVVEVADGVDGVVVGDVVHGIWGHRSDAVLPASALAGRVLPPGADTILGTFARVGAIALNAVLAADVRLGETVAIFGQGVIGLLATRLATLAGGSVLAADTQPARLAMAERFGAAVVVDARDPRGAGAVIRERTAGGADSAIELSGSDRALHEAVRSVVADGLVAAAGFYQGGAEHLRLGEEFHHNHVRLVASQIAGVPVGLGGRWDQARLVRTVMHLILSGRVDAAALVTDVVAAAEVATVFERLDRGDPGILQAILRFEAAPERAT; encoded by the coding sequence GTGCCCCAGATCGTCCAATTCGCCGGCCCCGGCAGGGTCGAACTCGTCGAGATCGCCCCCGCGCCGCTCGTGCTCGGCGGAGTGCGGGTGGCGACGTGGTACTCCGGCATCTCCGCCGGCACCGAGCTGACCGCCTACCGCGGCACCAACCCGTACCTCACCTCGACGTGGGATCCGGCGCGGCGCATCTTCGTCCCGGGAGAGCCGAGCGTCGCCTACCCGGTGCGGGGCTGGGGCTACTCCGAAGTGGGTGAGGTGGTGGAGGTCGCCGACGGTGTGGACGGCGTGGTCGTCGGCGACGTGGTCCACGGCATCTGGGGGCACCGCAGCGATGCCGTCCTGCCCGCCTCCGCTCTCGCCGGGCGGGTGCTGCCGCCCGGCGCCGACACGATCCTCGGCACGTTCGCCCGCGTGGGCGCGATCGCATTGAACGCGGTGCTCGCCGCCGACGTGCGGCTGGGTGAGACCGTCGCGATCTTCGGCCAGGGGGTGATCGGGCTGCTCGCGACGCGACTGGCGACCCTGGCCGGAGGATCCGTGCTCGCCGCCGACACGCAGCCCGCGCGCCTGGCGATGGCCGAGCGCTTCGGTGCCGCCGTGGTGGTCGACGCGCGCGACCCACGCGGCGCCGGGGCGGTCATCCGCGAGCGCACGGCGGGCGGCGCGGACAGCGCCATCGAGCTCTCCGGCTCGGACCGCGCCCTGCACGAGGCGGTGCGATCCGTCGTCGCCGACGGCCTCGTGGCGGCGGCGGGCTTCTACCAGGGCGGTGCGGAGCATCTGCGTCTGGGAGAGGAGTTCCACCACAACCACGTCCGCCTCGTGGCCAGCCAGATCGCGGGCGTGCCCGTCGGGCTCGGCGGCCGCTGGGACCAGGCGCGTCTCGTCCGCACCGTCATGCACCTGATCCTGTCCGGGCGCGTGGATGCCGCGGCCCTCGTGACCGACGTCGTGGCGGCGGCCGAGGTGGCGACGGTGTTCGAGCGCCTGGACCGGGGCGATCCCGGCATCCTGCAGGCGATCCTCCGATTCGAGGCCGCCCCGGAGCGGGCGACGTGA
- a CDS encoding carbohydrate ABC transporter permease: MTTSLLESAPRTGNARRGVGRDRIENTVLRIVRPVVIVLLLIVAVFPFYYMVLLSFRTLDSLLQEPGALWISLDELDLSTYLDILAPVSDGGQGFIEFMRNSLLVALGTVVLSLLVAIPGSYAVSRLRFFGHRQVSALFLAVYFFPSILLAVPLFVVFTQIGLRGSLVGLLIVYVSQVVAVSIYTLRNYFATIPVSLEEAAAIDGCTRLQTMRKISIPLAMPAIVSNGLFIFMIAWNEFLFALLFLVERRESWTVSLGLSQLSGSIEVPTTVLMAGSVILTLPIIILFFASERLLVGGLTAGAEKG; encoded by the coding sequence ATGACCACGTCTCTGCTGGAGTCGGCGCCGCGCACGGGAAACGCACGTCGCGGAGTGGGCCGCGACCGGATCGAGAACACGGTCCTGCGGATCGTGCGGCCGGTCGTGATCGTCCTGCTGCTGATCGTGGCGGTGTTCCCCTTCTACTACATGGTGCTGCTGAGCTTCCGCACCCTCGATTCCCTGCTGCAGGAGCCGGGTGCACTGTGGATCTCGCTCGACGAGCTCGACCTGTCCACGTACCTCGACATCCTCGCCCCGGTCTCGGACGGCGGTCAGGGCTTCATCGAGTTCATGCGCAATTCGCTCCTGGTCGCCCTCGGGACGGTGGTGCTGTCGCTGCTCGTGGCGATTCCCGGCTCCTACGCGGTCAGCCGGCTGCGCTTCTTCGGCCACCGGCAGGTGTCGGCGCTGTTCCTGGCGGTGTACTTCTTCCCCAGCATCCTGCTGGCCGTGCCGTTGTTCGTGGTGTTCACGCAGATCGGACTGCGTGGGTCTCTCGTGGGCCTGCTCATCGTGTACGTCTCGCAGGTCGTCGCCGTGTCGATCTACACGCTGCGCAACTACTTCGCCACGATCCCCGTCTCCCTCGAGGAGGCCGCGGCGATCGACGGGTGCACCCGGCTGCAGACGATGCGGAAGATCAGCATCCCGCTGGCGATGCCGGCCATCGTCTCCAACGGGCTGTTCATCTTCATGATCGCGTGGAACGAGTTCCTCTTCGCGCTGCTGTTCCTCGTCGAACGGCGGGAGTCGTGGACGGTCTCCCTCGGTCTGTCGCAGCTGTCGGGGAGCATCGAGGTGCCCACGACCGTGCTGATGGCCGGGTCCGTCATCCTCACCCTGCCGATCATCATCCTGTTCTTCGCCTCGGAGCGCCTCCTCGTGGGCGGGCTCACGGCAGGGGCGGAAAAGGGCTGA
- a CDS encoding carbohydrate ABC transporter permease, which translates to MTQLAGGTGLSGPAPASGPAAPRGTVRARRSRQGRDENRAGLLLISPTVIIVGVAVVLPILWAVALAFQRVRLINIRGTGFFGQYTLDNFVNVLTSPGFLGALWTTLVYAVGGTALAIGVGLVAALALRKPFRGRGLIRAALLLPYVAPVVAATFVWSTLLNPQFGLVNWFGRTVLGWEDPVAFLSQRSLPVPFFGLQIDLPIALITVILFEAWRSFPFAFLFLTARLQAVPGVLDEAALIDGATPTQRFRHILLPQLLPTIAVLTVLRFIWTFNNFDDIYLLTGGGAGTQVVSVRVFDYLTARGDIGSAAAQALILALILAVLVTVYLRLFGRREEQA; encoded by the coding sequence GTGACCCAGCTGGCCGGCGGGACGGGCCTGAGCGGCCCGGCCCCCGCCTCGGGCCCGGCCGCACCCCGCGGGACGGTGCGCGCGCGGCGCTCGCGTCAGGGGCGGGATGAGAACCGGGCAGGGCTCCTGCTCATCTCCCCGACTGTCATCATCGTCGGCGTCGCGGTCGTGCTGCCGATCCTGTGGGCTGTCGCCCTCGCGTTCCAGCGGGTGCGGCTCATCAACATCCGCGGTACCGGGTTCTTCGGTCAGTACACCCTCGACAACTTCGTCAACGTCCTCACGTCGCCCGGGTTCCTCGGGGCGCTGTGGACGACGCTGGTGTACGCCGTCGGCGGCACGGCCCTGGCGATCGGCGTCGGGCTCGTCGCAGCCCTCGCCCTGCGCAAGCCCTTCCGCGGCCGGGGGCTCATCCGCGCCGCGCTCCTGCTTCCCTACGTGGCGCCCGTGGTGGCCGCCACGTTCGTGTGGTCGACGCTGCTGAACCCCCAGTTCGGACTGGTCAACTGGTTCGGCCGCACGGTGCTGGGCTGGGAGGATCCGGTAGCGTTCCTGTCGCAGCGGTCCTTGCCGGTGCCCTTCTTCGGCCTGCAGATCGACCTTCCGATCGCGCTGATCACCGTCATCCTCTTCGAGGCGTGGCGGTCGTTCCCCTTCGCCTTCCTCTTCCTGACGGCACGACTGCAGGCCGTCCCGGGAGTGCTGGATGAGGCAGCACTCATCGACGGCGCCACGCCGACGCAGCGTTTCCGGCACATCCTGCTGCCGCAGCTGCTCCCCACCATCGCCGTGCTGACGGTGCTGCGGTTCATCTGGACGTTCAACAACTTCGACGACATCTACCTCCTCACCGGTGGCGGCGCCGGCACGCAGGTGGTGTCGGTGCGCGTCTTCGACTACCTCACCGCTCGCGGCGACATCGGCTCCGCCGCGGCCCAGGCGCTGATCCTCGCGCTCATCCTGGCGGTGCTGGTGACGGTGTACCTGCGGCTATTCGGCCGGCGGGAGGAGCAGGCATGA
- a CDS encoding ABC transporter substrate-binding protein: MARRATAVGLAVMGTAALVLSGCTSSGDGGGGGGGDGLTFWLQEDLPDRVAATQAIVDAFTEESGVEVELVSVAEDQFSQLITSAAAAGDLPDVIGGISLPQVRTLSSNELVDPEAVGAVIDDLDSATFSERALELVSDGDDLLAVPSESWTQMLFYRTDLFEAAGLDAPDSYDAILEAARTLDSPDLAGFVGATAPGDAFTEQTFEQIGLGNGCELVSEDGEVELDSGPCVDAFAFYGELTSDYSVPGAQDVDTTRATYFAGDAAMFIWSSFVLDELAGLREDAKPSCPECAADPSFLAANTGVVTSIAGPDSDTPAQFGEITSWTVTAGANTEDAQSFIEYMMSDGYEDWIAIAPEGKVPVRTGTPEEPTVFSDAWATLPAGVDTKAPLSDFYTADVLEAVAAGPEDLARWGITQGQGDLLGALQGELPVATAVNEVSQGADPATAAEQAAEAVRSIAESLQ; the protein is encoded by the coding sequence ATGGCTCGACGTGCAACGGCAGTGGGCTTGGCGGTGATGGGGACGGCGGCGCTCGTGCTCTCCGGCTGCACCAGTTCCGGCGACGGCGGCGGGGGAGGCGGCGGGGACGGGTTGACCTTCTGGCTGCAGGAGGATCTGCCCGACCGGGTCGCTGCCACCCAGGCGATCGTCGATGCGTTCACCGAGGAGTCCGGCGTCGAGGTGGAGCTCGTGTCGGTGGCCGAGGACCAGTTCAGCCAATTGATCACCTCCGCCGCAGCCGCAGGCGACCTGCCGGATGTCATCGGCGGCATCTCGCTTCCGCAGGTGCGCACGCTCTCCTCGAACGAACTGGTCGATCCGGAGGCGGTGGGAGCCGTCATCGACGACCTGGACTCCGCCACCTTCTCCGAGCGGGCGCTGGAACTCGTCTCCGACGGCGATGACCTTCTGGCCGTTCCCAGCGAGTCCTGGACGCAGATGCTGTTCTACCGCACCGACCTGTTCGAGGCGGCAGGGCTGGATGCGCCGGACTCCTACGACGCGATCCTTGAGGCCGCGCGCACGCTGGACAGCCCCGACCTGGCGGGCTTCGTGGGGGCAACGGCCCCCGGCGACGCCTTCACTGAGCAGACGTTCGAGCAGATCGGGCTGGGCAACGGGTGCGAGCTGGTCTCGGAGGACGGCGAGGTCGAGCTGGACTCGGGCCCGTGCGTGGACGCGTTCGCCTTCTACGGCGAGCTGACCAGCGACTACTCCGTGCCCGGTGCGCAGGACGTGGACACCACCCGCGCCACCTACTTCGCCGGCGACGCCGCCATGTTCATCTGGTCGAGCTTCGTGCTCGACGAGCTGGCGGGCCTGCGGGAGGACGCCAAGCCCTCGTGCCCGGAGTGCGCGGCCGACCCGTCCTTCCTCGCCGCCAACACGGGGGTCGTGACCTCCATCGCCGGCCCGGATTCGGACACCCCCGCACAGTTCGGCGAAATCACCTCGTGGACCGTCACGGCCGGGGCCAACACCGAGGATGCTCAGTCGTTCATCGAGTACATGATGAGCGACGGATACGAGGACTGGATCGCCATCGCCCCCGAGGGCAAGGTGCCGGTGCGCACCGGCACCCCGGAAGAGCCCACCGTGTTCTCGGATGCGTGGGCGACCCTGCCGGCGGGTGTGGACACCAAGGCCCCGCTGTCGGACTTCTACACTGCGGACGTGCTCGAGGCCGTCGCCGCCGGCCCCGAGGACCTCGCCCGCTGGGGCATCACGCAGGGTCAGGGCGACCTCCTCGGTGCGCTGCAGGGGGAGCTCCCCGTCGCCACTGCCGTCAACGAGGTGTCCCAGGGCGCCGACCCGGCCACCGCCGCCGAGCAGGCCGCGGAGGCGGTGCGCTCCATCGCGGAGTCGCTCCAGTGA
- a CDS encoding ROK family transcriptional regulator translates to MSGPGDVLELIRTGRALTRGDVLEITGLSRMTVSTRIDALLEAGLIVENGTERPASGRPSRLLEFNSARATVLTAAVDTTHTMVALTDLAGRLLAEERIEVAVADGPDRTLDEIAATARRVLVAAETPLERVAAIGISIPGPVDPDTGRPSQPPIMPGWDAYPIPDHLRDALGIPVLVANDADAAALGEQRAAHADSRALCFIKVSSGIGAGIVIGGRVYQGTDGGAGDIGHVKLAGHDDEVCQCGAHGCLAAVASGRAVARALSAIGKNAESGSDVGAYLAAGDPDAAALTRAAGRVIGEVVATLVSVLNPGEVVLGGMLASAPLLAGVRETLYPRSLPRATRHLTVSQSTLGEHAGIVGLATLVVEREYSAVAVNAALSS, encoded by the coding sequence ATGTCCGGTCCGGGCGATGTGCTGGAACTGATCCGCACGGGGCGCGCGCTCACGCGGGGCGACGTCCTGGAGATCACGGGCCTGTCGCGGATGACGGTGTCCACGCGCATCGACGCCCTGCTGGAAGCCGGGCTCATCGTGGAGAACGGCACCGAGCGTCCCGCCTCGGGCCGTCCCTCACGGCTGCTGGAGTTCAACTCCGCGCGGGCCACCGTGCTCACCGCCGCGGTCGACACGACCCACACCATGGTCGCCCTGACCGATCTGGCCGGACGTCTTCTCGCCGAGGAGCGCATCGAGGTCGCCGTCGCCGACGGCCCGGACCGGACCCTCGACGAGATCGCCGCCACCGCGCGTCGGGTCCTCGTCGCGGCGGAGACTCCGCTGGAGCGCGTCGCGGCGATCGGCATCAGCATCCCCGGGCCCGTCGACCCCGACACCGGGCGCCCCAGTCAGCCGCCCATCATGCCGGGGTGGGACGCGTATCCGATCCCCGATCACCTGCGCGATGCCCTGGGTATCCCCGTCCTCGTCGCCAACGACGCCGATGCCGCCGCCCTCGGCGAGCAGCGCGCCGCACATGCCGATTCACGCGCGCTGTGCTTCATCAAAGTCTCCTCCGGCATCGGCGCGGGCATCGTCATCGGGGGGCGGGTCTACCAGGGCACCGACGGCGGCGCCGGAGACATCGGCCACGTCAAGCTCGCCGGGCACGACGACGAGGTGTGCCAGTGCGGGGCGCACGGCTGCCTGGCGGCCGTGGCCTCCGGACGCGCCGTGGCGCGGGCCCTCTCGGCGATCGGCAAGAACGCCGAGTCCGGCTCCGACGTCGGGGCGTACCTCGCGGCGGGCGACCCGGATGCGGCTGCCCTCACCCGGGCGGCGGGCCGCGTGATCGGCGAGGTCGTGGCCACCCTGGTGTCGGTGCTGAACCCGGGAGAGGTCGTGCTGGGCGGGATGCTCGCATCCGCCCCTCTCCTGGCCGGCGTGCGCGAGACGCTGTACCCCCGCTCCCTGCCGCGCGCGACGCGCCACCTCACGGTCAGCCAGTCCACGCTGGGAGAGCATGCCGGGATCGTCGGCTTGGCCACCCTCGTGGTGGAGCGGGAGTACTCCGCCGTCGCCGTCAACGCCGCCCTCAGCAGCTGA
- a CDS encoding response regulator transcription factor yields the protein MTAPRILVVDDEPNIRDLLVTSLRFAGFQVRAVSNGAQTISAVLEEEPDLIVLDVMLPDMNGFSVTKRLRGAGYTAPILFLTAKDETEDKITGLNAGGDDYVTKPFSLDEIVARIQAILRRTMQTDEESIIRAGELTMDQDTHDVTVGDVSIDLSPTEFKLLRYLMLNPNRVLSKAQILDHVWEYDFNGDAGIVESYISYLRRKIDPHSSEPLIQTKRGFGYMLKAGKTA from the coding sequence ATGACCGCACCGCGCATCCTCGTCGTGGACGACGAACCGAACATCCGGGATCTGCTCGTCACGAGCCTCCGATTCGCCGGATTCCAGGTCCGCGCCGTCTCCAACGGCGCGCAGACCATCTCCGCCGTCCTCGAGGAGGAGCCCGATCTCATCGTGCTGGATGTGATGCTGCCCGATATGAACGGGTTCAGCGTCACCAAGCGCCTGCGGGGCGCCGGCTACACGGCACCGATCCTCTTCCTCACCGCCAAGGACGAGACCGAAGACAAGATCACCGGGCTCAACGCCGGCGGCGACGACTATGTCACCAAGCCCTTCAGCCTGGACGAGATCGTCGCGCGCATCCAGGCGATCCTGCGCCGCACGATGCAGACCGACGAGGAGTCGATCATCCGCGCGGGCGAGCTCACGATGGATCAGGACACCCACGACGTCACGGTCGGGGACGTCTCGATCGACCTGAGCCCCACGGAGTTCAAACTGCTGCGCTACCTCATGCTCAACCCGAACCGGGTGCTGTCCAAGGCGCAGATCCTCGATCACGTGTGGGAGTACGACTTCAACGGCGACGCGGGCATCGTGGAGAGCTACATCTCCTACCTCCGCCGCAAGATCGATCCGCACTCCTCCGAGCCGCTCATCCAGACCAAGCGCGGCTTCGGCTACATGCTCAAGGCCGGCAAGACCGCCTGA
- a CDS encoding sensor histidine kinase produces the protein MAFLRTTLTASLDDSLRQLASSDAALSVLDVQNSGGTLRFTEDEEAAPTDIFVAIYDPTGQFLIAAGGDGTTAPPEFPSTYTLQKTQLQGLTPFALPSTGSGPPFHAAVDVLAVDGVSALYTQMVAVSLGPTERVVAAYVGIYSILALLILIASALLTRWLVTLTFRGLGQVEATAMSIAGGDFSQRMSDVVPGTEVGRLKTAINTMLDRVDAAIRQRDATVGQMRRFIGDASHELRTPLVTVRGYAELYRMGAIRGDEEVAQSMERIEKEAIRMGVLVEDLLALARLDEQRGVVIQPVDLRPIARDAALDLRAASPQREVTVEDTSAYGGPRVTMSITVDPPAETPEDDTSGEPRRRTTSATSAIALAGATLSRLRRRPRGAGDADEAADAPAAPATAPVRTVPVEPVVLGDENRIRQVVANLLGNARRFTGEDSPIELRVGVSAADETGWIEVIDHGEGIPEQIRDQIFQRFWRADTSRARETGGSGLGLSIVASIVQALHGTVSVRDTPGGGATFRVALPLAPPSADEVADTRPLPRQR, from the coding sequence ATGGCCTTCCTCCGCACCACCCTCACGGCGTCGCTGGACGACTCGCTGCGGCAACTGGCGTCCTCGGATGCCGCGCTGTCGGTCCTGGACGTGCAGAACTCCGGCGGCACCCTGCGCTTCACCGAGGACGAGGAAGCGGCCCCGACCGACATCTTCGTGGCGATCTACGATCCGACAGGCCAGTTCCTCATCGCGGCCGGCGGTGACGGCACGACCGCTCCGCCGGAATTCCCCTCGACCTACACGCTTCAGAAGACGCAGTTGCAGGGCCTCACTCCCTTCGCGCTGCCGAGCACCGGCAGCGGACCGCCGTTTCACGCGGCCGTCGACGTGCTGGCCGTCGACGGCGTCAGCGCGCTGTACACGCAGATGGTCGCCGTGTCCCTGGGACCCACCGAACGGGTCGTGGCCGCCTACGTCGGCATCTACAGCATCCTCGCCCTCCTCATCCTCATCGCCAGCGCCCTCCTGACGCGGTGGCTCGTGACCCTGACCTTCCGCGGCCTCGGTCAGGTGGAGGCCACCGCGATGTCGATCGCGGGAGGGGACTTCAGCCAGCGGATGTCGGACGTGGTCCCCGGCACCGAGGTCGGGCGACTGAAGACCGCCATCAACACGATGCTGGACCGGGTGGATGCGGCGATCCGCCAGCGCGACGCGACCGTCGGGCAGATGCGCCGGTTCATCGGCGACGCGAGCCATGAGCTGCGCACCCCCCTGGTGACGGTGCGCGGCTACGCCGAGCTGTACCGCATGGGAGCCATCCGCGGCGACGAGGAGGTCGCGCAGTCGATGGAGCGCATCGAGAAGGAGGCGATCCGCATGGGGGTGCTCGTGGAGGACCTCCTCGCGCTGGCGCGCCTGGACGAGCAGCGGGGCGTGGTCATCCAGCCGGTGGATCTGCGCCCCATCGCCCGCGACGCCGCGCTCGATCTGCGGGCGGCGTCGCCGCAGCGCGAAGTGACCGTCGAGGACACCTCCGCGTACGGAGGGCCGCGTGTGACGATGTCGATCACGGTCGACCCGCCCGCCGAGACGCCCGAAGACGACACCTCCGGCGAGCCGCGCCGGCGCACGACTTCTGCGACCTCCGCCATCGCGCTGGCGGGGGCGACGCTGTCGCGTCTGCGTCGCCGGCCCCGCGGCGCCGGTGACGCCGACGAGGCGGCGGACGCGCCGGCAGCTCCGGCGACCGCGCCGGTGCGCACGGTTCCCGTCGAACCCGTCGTGCTCGGAGATGAGAACCGCATCCGCCAAGTCGTGGCCAATCTGCTGGGCAACGCGCGCCGGTTCACCGGCGAGGACTCCCCCATCGAACTGCGCGTGGGGGTCTCCGCGGCCGACGAGACCGGGTGGATCGAGGTCATCGACCACGGCGAAGGCATCCCGGAGCAGATCCGCGACCAGATCTTCCAGCGGTTCTGGCGCGCCGACACCTCGCGGGCGCGGGAGACCGGCGGCTCCGGGCTCGGCCTGTCGATCGTCGCCTCGATCGTGCAGGCGCTGCATGGCACCGTGTCGGTGCGCGACACCCCCGGCGGCGGAGCGACGTTCCGCGTCGCACTGCCGCTGGCACCGCCCTCCGCCGACGAGGTCGCCGACACGCGTCCGCTGCCGCGCCAGCGCTGA
- a CDS encoding WXG100 family type VII secretion target, which translates to MAVFSVDSDAVFTASGAIRATVDRLESESAALLSQLTQLQGSWTGAASAAFSGVVERWRATQREVAAALAEIDGALTVAGRQYAEVEQASTSLFR; encoded by the coding sequence ATGGCCGTCTTCTCCGTCGACAGCGATGCCGTCTTCACCGCGTCGGGCGCGATCCGCGCGACCGTCGATCGCTTGGAAAGCGAATCCGCCGCGCTGCTGTCGCAGCTCACTCAGCTCCAGGGCTCCTGGACGGGCGCGGCCTCGGCGGCGTTCTCCGGCGTCGTGGAGCGGTGGCGCGCGACGCAGCGCGAGGTCGCCGCCGCTCTGGCCGAGATCGACGGTGCGCTCACCGTCGCCGGGCGCCAGTACGCCGAGGTGGAGCAGGCCAGCACGAGCCTCTTCCGCTGA